One window of Acanthochromis polyacanthus isolate Apoly-LR-REF ecotype Palm Island chromosome 19, KAUST_Apoly_ChrSc, whole genome shotgun sequence genomic DNA carries:
- the sult1st6 gene encoding sulfotransferase 1C2: protein MEGEGEMTYRESIEKAGSSLMRFPVIPVRGIPLMKLIANNFDDIWAFRPDPSDLLIATYPKAGTTWTQEIVDLLLHNGDAEACRRAPTPVRSPFLEIVSPPPIPSGLDLLRTMDPPRVIKTHLPFQLVPLGFWENKCKTIYVARNAKDNLVSYYYFDLMNMTQPEPGPFDGYVTKFMQGELSWGSWYDHVKGYWEEREKKNILYLFYEDMKENPRREVVRIMKYLDLSVSDEVIDRIVDLTSFKKMKENPMANYSCVPSPVFDQTISPFMRKGEVGDWQNHFSAEQSKMFDEDYEKQMKGSNIPFRTLI, encoded by the exons atggagggagagggagagatgacCTACAGGGAGTCCATTGAGAAGGCTGGGTCCTCCCTGATGCGCTTCCCTGTCATCCCTGTCAGAGGAATCCctctcatgaagctcatcgcCAACAACTTTGATGACATCTGGGCTTTTCGTCCTGATCCATCGGACCTCCTCATTGCCACCTACCCTAAAGCAG GGACCACGTGGACCCAGGAGATAGTTGACCTGCTTCTTCACAATGGAGATGCTGAGGCCTGCAGACGAGCCCCGACTCCCGTCCGCAGCCCCTTCCTCGAGATCGTCTCCCCACCACCCATCCCCTcag GCCTCGATCTGCTGAGGACAATGGATCCCCCAAGAGTTATCAAGACACATCTTCCCTTTCAGCTGGTACCTCTTGGATTTTGGGAAAACAAATGCAAG ACAATCTACGTGGCACGCAATGCCAAAGACAACCTGGTGAGCTACTACTACTTTGATCTTATGAATATGACCCAGCCTGAACCAGGGCCCTTTGATGGCTACGTCACCAAGTTCATGCAAGGAGAGT TGTCATGGGGCTCCTGGTATGATCACGTGAAAGGTTActgggaagagagagagaagaagaacatCCTTTACCTCTTCTACGAGGATATGAAAGAG AATCCTCGACGTGAAGTGGTGCGCATCATGAAGTACCTGGACCTGTCAGTCTCTGATGAAGTCATCGACCGGATTGTGGATCTcacatcctttaaaaaaatgaaggagaacCCGATGGCAAATTACTCCTGCGTCCCGTCACCTGTTTTTGATCAGACCATTTCTCCATTTATGAGAAAAG GTGAAGTAGGTGATTGGCAAAATCATTTTTCAGCCGAGCAATCGAAGATGTTTGATGAAGATTATGAGAAGCAAATGAAAGGGTCCAACATTCCCTTCAGGACCCTCATCTAA
- the mto1 gene encoding LOW QUALITY PROTEIN: protein MTO1 homolog, mitochondrial (The sequence of the model RefSeq protein was modified relative to this genomic sequence to represent the inferred CDS: inserted 3 bases in 3 codons), producing the protein MLTKKLPAVRSFLLLVSRRVGHLAXQQYNVIVVGGGHAGTEAAAAAARVGAETLLVTQKIHTIGALSCNPSLGGVGKGQLVKEIDALDGLCGRAGDYAGIHFSILNRRKGPAVWGPRAQLDRQRYREFIQSELLSTPRLTVLEGSVEELLVTELNPEEPGKHRVTGIRLANCDHSISASSVVLTTGTFLSGSLFVGQTSSPXGRIGDAPSSAGLSHTLRDRLRLKIGRLRTGTPPRIVRDSVDLSLTELHPPDSHPTPFSFLNTRTHCKPEEQLPCYLTYTTPGVERVVRESLHLNCHIQQDTKGPRYCPSIESRVLRFPGRQHQVWLEPEGXTSDLLYPQGLSMTMPPDTQLRLIREIPGMHRAEIHTPGYGVQYDFVCPTQLSPALQVKSTQGLFLAGQINGTTGYEEAAAQGFVAGTNAARWALSMPPAVLSRTESYIGVLIDDLVSRGVTEPYRMFTSRAEFRTSLRPDNADLRLSLKGWKEVGCVSSLRYHEALRVKNSLQDALTSLQALSMSTTNWRKKLPSIHISETKSSILTGMDVLQYKDVTFEMLANVFPERLSSYMEFSQRLKIEAVYKPHCDANKKEIERIQREENMSLPQDIDYLSLPVSLSQEVREILDRVRPSTLGAATRLEGVTPAAIVNLLNYVNFSGKKEKRTHRNQTDEREDEQRARNVSLPQ; encoded by the exons ATGCTGACAAAGAAGCTTCCTGCGGTGCGcagttttctgctgctggtCTCCAGACGCGTCGGCCACCTCG GGCAGCAGTACAATGTTATTGTGGTGGGTGGAGGTCATGCAGGGACCGAggcggcggcggcagcagccAGAGTGGGAGCCGAGACTCTCCTGGTCACACAGAAAATCCACACAATCG GTGCTCTGTCCTGCAACCCGTCTCTGGGAGGAGTAGGGAAAGGCCAGCTCGTGAAGGAGATAGACGCTCTGGATGGGCTGTGTGGTCGAGCTGGAGACTACGCTGGGATCCACTTCTCCATCCTGAATCGGAGAAAAGGCCCCGCTGTGTGGGGTCCGAGAGCCCAGCTGGACCGGCAGCGCTACCGTGAATTCATTCAG TCTGAGCTGCTGTCTACTCCCAGGCTGACGGTGTTGGAGGGCTcagtggaggagctgctggtgaCAGAACTAAACCCAGAGGAGCCCGGAAAGCACAGAGTCACCGGGATACGTTTGG CAAACTGCGACCACTCCATCTCTGCCAGCTCAGTGGTTCTAACCACCGGTACTTTCTTGTCCGGCTCCCTCTTCGTGGGCCAAACCTCATCCC GGGGTCGGATTGGAGATGCTCCATCGAGTGCTGGTCTGTCCCACACGCTGAGGGACAGGCTGAGGCTAAAGATAGGCAGGCTGAGGACTGGTACCCCTCCCAGGATTGTGAGGGATTCAGTGGACCTTTCCTTGACTGAGCTTCACCCCCCTGACAGTCATCCGACCCCGTTCAGCTTCCTCAACACCCGCACACATTGCAAG CCTGAAGAGCAGCTGCCTTGCTACCTGACCTACACTACGCCTGGCGTGGAGAGAGTGGTGAGGGAGAGCCTTCATCTCAACTGTCACATACAGCAAGACACCAAGGGGCCCAG GTACTGCCCCTCCATCGAGTCACGAGTCCTGCGCTTCCCAGGCCGGCAGCACCAGGTGTGGCTGGAACCTGAGg tgacctctgaccttttgtATCCACAGGGTCTGTCCATGACCATGCCACCCGATACGCAGCTCCGTCTCATCAGAGAAATCCCCGGCATGCACAGAGCGGAGATCCACACACCTG gTTATGGAGTACAGTATGACTTTGTGTGTCCGACTCAGCTGAGCCCTGCACTCCAGGTGAAAAGCACTCAGGGTCTGTTTCTGGCCGGTCAGATTAACGGAACGACGGGGTACGAGGAGGCCGCTGCACAG g GGTTTGTGGCGGGGACCAACGCTGCCCGCTGGGCGCTCTCCATGCCTCCAGCAGTGCTGTCTCGAACAGAGAGCTACATTGGGGTTCTCATAGATGATCTGGTGAGTCGAGGTGTCACTGAGCCTTATCGCATGTTCACCAGCCGGGCTGAGTTTCGAACCTCTCTGAGGCCAGACAACGCTGACCTCCGCCTCAGTCTGAAAG GGTGGAAGGAGGTGGGCTGTGTGTCTTCGCTGCGCTACCACGAAGCTTTAAGAGTGAAGAACAGCCTCCAGGATGCACTGACATCCCTTCAGGCTCTCAGTATGTCCACCACCAACTGGAGAAAAAAGCTGCCCAGCATCCATATTAGTGAGACCAAGAGCAGCATACTGAC TGGTATGGACGTGCTGCAGTACAAAGATGTGACCTTTGAAATGTTGGCAAATGTCTTCCCAGAGCGCCTTTCATCTTACATGGAGTTCTCACAAAGACTCAAGATAGAAG CTGTTTACAAGCCTCACTGTGACGCAAACAAGAAAGAGATTGAAAGAATTCAGAGGGAGGAGAACATGTCTCTGCCACAGGACATCGATTATCTTTCTTTGCCAGTGTCACTGTCTCAGGAAGTCAGAGAGATTCTGGACAGAGTTCGGCCAAGCACT CTGGGCGCTGCTACTCGTCTGGAAGGTGTAACTCCTGCTGCCATAGTGAATCTCCTCAACTATGTGAACTTCAGtggaaaaaaggagaaaagaacgCACAGAAACCAAACAGACGAGAGAGAAGACGAGCAGCGTGCAAGAAATGTATCTTTGCCTCAGTAA
- the LOC110970350 gene encoding LOW QUALITY PROTEIN: tectonic-3 (The sequence of the model RefSeq protein was modified relative to this genomic sequence to represent the inferred CDS: inserted 3 bases in 2 codons; deleted 3 bases in 3 codons), giving the protein MNSTVNSTVTPTLSVSEEPTVDTEAPSATTVQPTVTPQACLCDLTPGFCDIGCCCDTVDCNVANLSTVFTGCPQKAISGVCIENGFMFRATXDSSLITVTDSLFCVDDVIQTYSPTPSVRGLLRQPSQGAAAAFCINRNPAKFLRSVSLSCARKVTPQSCTTDPILSARSYFSDLSLIKIPVGELEPVSIFWLHKKVEFVIGYTGRGELTMATVNIALADVDPSQTLLQMHSVQFQGTLDSPSPTPGGLTSAVGLLAGSPSSGRFNDKEALSQLTSLGVSQGGECSSDPNRRAPILFTYNTIAGCIFSSAARDCSELRSQIYGILQGLATPDVIAMNSGSQPQWTRVITQECPVSLQETCESGCILPHSVSIQVLWAQQGLLDLPQSYILGAKYHFQCQNVQCPLSSSLALTATVMFADTTVYPEXPRSLPQPHWKFPFGFFTRGAAELDGHVVINGSDTDKVTWSLMLFTVMLLTGLEFFIK; this is encoded by the exons ATGAATTCCACTGTGAACTCCACGGTGACCCCGACGCTGTCAGTGTCTGAAGAGCCCACTGTGGACACGGAGGCTCCCTCTGCAACCACCGTCCAGCCTACCGTGACTCCACAGG CTTGTCTTTGTGATTTGACGCCTGGTTTTTGTGACATTGGCTGCTGTTGTGACACAGTTGATTGCAATGTTGCTAATTTGAGTACTGTCTTCACTGGATGTCCTCAAAAAGCCAT atcaGGAGTTTGCATTGAGAATGGCTTCATGTTCAGAGCAAC TGACTCGTCTCTTATCACTGTGACG gactctttgttttgt GTTGATGATGTCATCCAGACATATTCTCCAACTCCCTCTGTGCGGGGTCTCCTCCGTCAGCCGTCT CAgggagctgcagctgcattcTGTATCAACCGCAACCCTGCAA AGTTCTTGagatctgtgtctctgtcttgtGCCCGTAAAGTGACTCCTCAGTCATGCACCACAGATCCAATTCTGAGTGCCCGCTCCTACTTCTCTGACCTGAGTCTGATCAAG ATTCCCGTAGGGGAGTTGGAGCCAGTGTCAATTTTCTG GCTTCACAAAAAG GTGGAGTTTGTCATAGGCTACACCGGCAGAGGTGAACTCACA ATGGCAACAGTGAATATCGCCTTGGCTGATGTGGATCCCAGTCAGACGTTGTTGCAGATGCACTCTGTTCAATTTCAGGGGACT CTGGATTCACCGAGCCCGACTCCAGGAGGTCTAACATCCGCAGTCGGTCTTCTAGCAGGATCTCCCTCATCGGGTCGTTTCAATGACAAGGAAGCCT TGAGTCAGTTGACATCACTGGGGGTGTCACAAGGTGGGGAGTGTTCCTCTGATCCAAACAGACGAGCACCAATCCTCTTTACATACAACACCATCGCTGGCTGCATATTCAG TTCTGCAGCTCGAGACTGCTCAGAGCTGCGGTCACAGATTTATGGGATCTTACAGGGACTCGCGACTCCAGATGTGATCGCCATGAACTCAGGCTCCCAGCCACAGTGGACGAGAGTCATCACTCAGGAGTGCCCTGTCAGCCTGCAG GAAACATGTGAGTCAGGCTGCATCCTCCCCCACTCTGTCTCTATCCAGGTGCTGTGGGCTCAACAGGGTCTACTTGACCTCCCCCAGAGTTACATCCTGGGAGCTAAATACCATTTCCAGTGTCAAAATGTCCAG TGTCCTTTGTCGTCCTCTCTTGCTCTGACCGCCACAGTTATGTTTGCTGACACTACAGTTTACCCAG CCCCCAGGAGTCTGCCTCAACCTCACTGGAAGTTTCCATTTGGCTTCTTCACTAGAGGCGCTGCGGAGCTGGATGGGCATGTTGTGATTAACGGCAGCGACACTGACAAGGTCACATGGAGTTTAATGCTGTTCACAGTCATGCTGCTAACAGGATTAGAATTCTTCATTAAGTAG